A genomic stretch from Camarhynchus parvulus chromosome 11, STF_HiC, whole genome shotgun sequence includes:
- the LOC115907959 gene encoding metallothionein-1 yields the protein MDSQDCPCATGGTCTCGDNCKCKNCKCTSCKKGCCSCCPAGCAKCAQGCVCKGPPSAKCSCCKWGTPGCTSGGDAHLGGTKKNNLIVYVGCLFLYMCSDFFSVCHFDM from the exons ATGGACTCTCAGGATTGCCCTTGTGCCACAG GTGGCACCTGCACCTGCGGGGACAACTGTAAATGCAAAAACTGCAAATGCACATCGTGCAAAAAAG gctgctgctcctgctgcccagctggatGTGCCAAGTGTGCACAGGGCTGCGTCTGCAAGGGGCCCCCCTCCGCcaagtgcagctgctgcaaatgGGGGACCCCTGGCTGCACATCTGGGGGTGATGCACATCTGGGGGGGACAAAGAAGAATAACCTTATTGTGTATGTTGGttgtctttttttatatatgtgttCAGATTTCTTTAGTGTTTGTCACTTTGACATGTAA